The following proteins are encoded in a genomic region of Pyxicephalus adspersus chromosome 9, UCB_Pads_2.0, whole genome shotgun sequence:
- the BRSK2 gene encoding serine/threonine-protein kinase BRSK2 isoform X7 has protein sequence MTTVGKDGGGTPHMQYVGPYRLEKTLGKGQTGLVKLGVHCVTCQKVAIKIVNREKLSESVLMKVEREIAILKLIEHPHVLKLHDVYENKKYLYLVLEHVSGGELFDYLVKKGRLTPKEARKFFRQIISALDFCHSHSICHRDLKPENLLLDEKNNIRIADFGMASLQVGDSLLETSCGSPHYACPEVIRGEKYDGRKADIWSCGVILFALLVGALPFDDDNLRQLLEKVKRGVFHMPHFIPPDCQNLLCGMIEVDPMKRLTLENIQKHSWYIGGKNEPEPEQAVPRKVQMGSLPSLEDVDPDVLESMHSLGCFRDRNKLLQDLLSEEENQEKMIYFLLLDRKERYPSQEDEDLPPRADIDPPRKRVDSPMLTRHGKRRPERKSMEVLSGTDGGSPVPARRAIEMAQHGQRSRSISGASSGLSTSPISSPRPIRRFFALPQPPTPPSSPHPTKTSDSSGHNDCPLAHPKTHTFPPKPRSSEKPLQTTRSNPLPATNSPTVPPRAPNSPAGHNSCRTATKLPASDLAPKSVPLIQVTPHPSPRGSPLPTPKGTPVHTPKESPAGTPSPTPPSSPSIGGMPWRTRLNSIKNNFLGSPRFHRRKLQVPTADEMTNLTPESSPELAKKSWFGNFLTLEKEDQIFVVIKDKPLSSIKADIVQAFLSIPSLSHSVISQTSFRAEYKSTGGPSVFQKPVKFQVDITYSESGEKQKDCGIYSVTFTLLSGPSRRFKRVVETIQTQLLSSHEQPSVLQLSGIIPKS, from the exons gtgGAGCGTGAGATTGCAATTCTTAAACTCATTGAACATCCGCACGTACTAAAGTTACACGATGTCTACGAGAACAAAAAGTACCT GTACTTGGTCTTGGAGCACGTTTCTGGAGGAGAACTCTTTGACTACCTGGTGAAGAAAGGACGTCTTACCCCAAAGGAAGCACGGAAATTCTTCCGGCAGATCATATCAGCCCTTGATTTCTGCCATAGTCACTCTATCTG CCACAGAGATCTAAAACCTGAGAACCTACTTCTGGATGAGAAGAATAACATCCGAATAGCAGATTTTGGTATGGCCTCTCTGCAGGTCGGAGACAGCCTGCTGGAGACCAGCTGTGG GTCTCCACACTATGCCTGTCCGGAAGTTATCAGG GGTGAGAAATATGATGGCAGGAAGGCTGACATCTGGAGCTGTGGTGTCATCTTATTCGCTTTGCTTGTG GGTGCTTTGCCATTTGATGATGACAACCTAAGGCAGCTCCTGGAGAAGGTCAAACGAGGGGTCTTCCACATGCCACATTTTATTCCCCCAGATTGTCAGAATCTTCTCTGCGGGATGATTGAGGTGGATCCCATGAAAAGATTGACG CTAGAAAACATACAGAAGCACTCATGGTATAT aggaggGAAGAATGAGCCAGAACCAGAACAAGCAGTTCCTCGGAAGGTACAGATGGGGTCCTTGCCATCTTTAGAAGATGTCGACCCGGATGTACTAGAGAGTATGCATTCCCTAGGCTGCTTTAGAGACCGGAACAAATTACTGCAAGACCTCTTGTCTGAAGA GGAAAACCAGGAGAAGATGATTTATTTCTTATTACTGGACCGGAAAGAAAGGTACCCCAGCCAAGAGGATGAAGACCTCCCACCCAGGGCAGACATTG ATCCACCAAGGAAGCGCGTTGACTCACCCATGTTGACCCGCCATGGCAAGAGAAGACCAGAGAGAAAATCTATGGAGGTTCTGAGTGGAACAGATGGTGGCTCACCAGTACCAGCACGCAGGGCTATTGAGATGGCACAGCATGGCCAGAG GTCGCGATCTATCAGTGGTGCTTCCTCAGGACTTTCCACCAGCCCGATCAGTAGTCCTAGG CCAATAAGGAGGTTTTTTGCCCTCCCCCAGCCCCCTACCCCACCCTCTTCTCCTCACCCCACAAAGACATCTGACTCTTCAGGGCATAATGATTGCCCTCTTGCTCATCCCAAAACCCATACCTTCCCACCTAAGCCCAGGTCTTCAGAGAAACCACTCCAGACTACCCGATCCAACCCACTTCCTGCCACCAATTCTCCAACTGTCCCCCCGCGGGCTCCCAATTCTCCCGCTGGGCACAATTCTTGCCGAACAGCAACCAAACTGCCCGCATCTGATCTGGCCCCCAAATCTGTACCCCTTATACAGGTTACCCCTCATCCATCACCCCGTGGCAGCCCCCTTCCTACTCCCAAGGGAACACCTGTGCACACACCCAAGGAAAGCCCAGCAGGCACTCCTTCACCAACCCCACCATCCAGTCCAAGCATTGGTGGGATGCCCTGGAGGACAAGACTGAACTCGATCAAGAATAATTTTCTGGGATCACCAAGATTCCACCGTCGCAAGTTGCAAG TTCCCACAGCTGATGAAATGACCAACTTGACACCGGAGTCATCTCCAGA ACTTGCCAAGAAGTCTTGGTTCGGTAACTTCCTTACTCTGGAAAAGGAGGATCAGATCTTTGTGGTCATTAAAGACAAGCCTTTAAGTTCAATCAAAGCTGACATAGTACAAGCATTTCTCTCG ATCCCAAGCCTCAGTCACAGTGTGATCTCACAAACAAGTTTCAGAGCAGAGTACAAATCCACAGGAGGTCCATCTGTCTTCCAGAAGCCGGTTAAGTTTCAAGTGGATATTACATATTCAGAAAGCGGGGAGAAGCAGAAGGACTGTGGGATATACTCTGTCACTTTTACTCTGCTATCAG GTCCCAGCAGGAGGTTTAAACGGGTTGTGGAAACAATTCAGACTCAGCTTTTGAGTTCACACGAACAGCCGTCTGTACTGCAGCTATCAG GAATTATCCCAAAAAGCTAA
- the BRSK2 gene encoding serine/threonine-protein kinase BRSK2 isoform X5, whose protein sequence is MTTVGKDGGGTPHMQYVGPYRLEKTLGKGQTGLVKLGVHCVTCQKVAIKIVNREKLSESVLMKVEREIAILKLIEHPHVLKLHDVYENKKYLYLVLEHVSGGELFDYLVKKGRLTPKEARKFFRQIISALDFCHSHSICHRDLKPENLLLDEKNNIRIADFGMASLQVGDSLLETSCGSPHYACPEVIRGEKYDGRKADIWSCGVILFALLVGALPFDDDNLRQLLEKVKRGVFHMPHFIPPDCQNLLCGMIEVDPMKRLTLENIQKHSWYIGGKNEPEPEQAVPRKVQMGSLPSLEDVDPDVLESMHSLGCFRDRNKLLQDLLSEEENQEKMIYFLLLDRKERYPSQEDEDLPPRADIDPPRKRVDSPMLTRHGKRRPERKSMEVLSGTDGGSPVPARRAIEMAQHGQRSRSISGASSGLSTSPISSPRPIRRFFALPQPPTPPSSPHPTKTSDSSGHNDCPLAHPKTHTFPPKPRSSEKPLQTTRSNPLPATNSPTVPPRAPNSPAGHNSCRTATKLPASDLAPKSVPLIQVTPHPSPRGSPLPTPKGTPVHTPKESPAGTPSPTPPSSPSIGGMPWRTRLNSIKNNFLGSPRFHRRKLQVPTADEMTNLTPESSPELAKKSWFGNFLTLEKEDQIFVVIKDKPLSSIKADIVQAFLSIPSLSHSVISQTSFRAEYKSTGGPSVFQKPVKFQVDITYSESGEKQKDCGIYSVTFTLLSGPSRRFKRVVETIQTQLLSSHEQPSVLQLSEDDPESTLHLPPSMEPAAGTSLFPRWAIKHTGVGLPSCNNTTDDEVGSSRWSLWNIARRNCCY, encoded by the exons gtgGAGCGTGAGATTGCAATTCTTAAACTCATTGAACATCCGCACGTACTAAAGTTACACGATGTCTACGAGAACAAAAAGTACCT GTACTTGGTCTTGGAGCACGTTTCTGGAGGAGAACTCTTTGACTACCTGGTGAAGAAAGGACGTCTTACCCCAAAGGAAGCACGGAAATTCTTCCGGCAGATCATATCAGCCCTTGATTTCTGCCATAGTCACTCTATCTG CCACAGAGATCTAAAACCTGAGAACCTACTTCTGGATGAGAAGAATAACATCCGAATAGCAGATTTTGGTATGGCCTCTCTGCAGGTCGGAGACAGCCTGCTGGAGACCAGCTGTGG GTCTCCACACTATGCCTGTCCGGAAGTTATCAGG GGTGAGAAATATGATGGCAGGAAGGCTGACATCTGGAGCTGTGGTGTCATCTTATTCGCTTTGCTTGTG GGTGCTTTGCCATTTGATGATGACAACCTAAGGCAGCTCCTGGAGAAGGTCAAACGAGGGGTCTTCCACATGCCACATTTTATTCCCCCAGATTGTCAGAATCTTCTCTGCGGGATGATTGAGGTGGATCCCATGAAAAGATTGACG CTAGAAAACATACAGAAGCACTCATGGTATAT aggaggGAAGAATGAGCCAGAACCAGAACAAGCAGTTCCTCGGAAGGTACAGATGGGGTCCTTGCCATCTTTAGAAGATGTCGACCCGGATGTACTAGAGAGTATGCATTCCCTAGGCTGCTTTAGAGACCGGAACAAATTACTGCAAGACCTCTTGTCTGAAGA GGAAAACCAGGAGAAGATGATTTATTTCTTATTACTGGACCGGAAAGAAAGGTACCCCAGCCAAGAGGATGAAGACCTCCCACCCAGGGCAGACATTG ATCCACCAAGGAAGCGCGTTGACTCACCCATGTTGACCCGCCATGGCAAGAGAAGACCAGAGAGAAAATCTATGGAGGTTCTGAGTGGAACAGATGGTGGCTCACCAGTACCAGCACGCAGGGCTATTGAGATGGCACAGCATGGCCAGAG GTCGCGATCTATCAGTGGTGCTTCCTCAGGACTTTCCACCAGCCCGATCAGTAGTCCTAGG CCAATAAGGAGGTTTTTTGCCCTCCCCCAGCCCCCTACCCCACCCTCTTCTCCTCACCCCACAAAGACATCTGACTCTTCAGGGCATAATGATTGCCCTCTTGCTCATCCCAAAACCCATACCTTCCCACCTAAGCCCAGGTCTTCAGAGAAACCACTCCAGACTACCCGATCCAACCCACTTCCTGCCACCAATTCTCCAACTGTCCCCCCGCGGGCTCCCAATTCTCCCGCTGGGCACAATTCTTGCCGAACAGCAACCAAACTGCCCGCATCTGATCTGGCCCCCAAATCTGTACCCCTTATACAGGTTACCCCTCATCCATCACCCCGTGGCAGCCCCCTTCCTACTCCCAAGGGAACACCTGTGCACACACCCAAGGAAAGCCCAGCAGGCACTCCTTCACCAACCCCACCATCCAGTCCAAGCATTGGTGGGATGCCCTGGAGGACAAGACTGAACTCGATCAAGAATAATTTTCTGGGATCACCAAGATTCCACCGTCGCAAGTTGCAAG TTCCCACAGCTGATGAAATGACCAACTTGACACCGGAGTCATCTCCAGA ACTTGCCAAGAAGTCTTGGTTCGGTAACTTCCTTACTCTGGAAAAGGAGGATCAGATCTTTGTGGTCATTAAAGACAAGCCTTTAAGTTCAATCAAAGCTGACATAGTACAAGCATTTCTCTCG ATCCCAAGCCTCAGTCACAGTGTGATCTCACAAACAAGTTTCAGAGCAGAGTACAAATCCACAGGAGGTCCATCTGTCTTCCAGAAGCCGGTTAAGTTTCAAGTGGATATTACATATTCAGAAAGCGGGGAGAAGCAGAAGGACTGTGGGATATACTCTGTCACTTTTACTCTGCTATCAG GTCCCAGCAGGAGGTTTAAACGGGTTGTGGAAACAATTCAGACTCAGCTTTTGAGTTCACACGAACAGCCGTCTGTACTGCAGCTATCAG AAGATGACCCTGAATCCACCCTGCACTTGCCACCCAGTATGGAGCCTGCAGCAGGGACATCTCTCTTTCCGAGATGGGCAATAAAGCACACAGGAGTTGGGTTACCATCATGTAATAATACAACTGACGATGAAGTTGGGAGCTCACGTTGGTCATTGTGGAACATTGCAAGACGCAACTGTTGTTATTAG
- the BRSK2 gene encoding serine/threonine-protein kinase BRSK2 isoform X8, whose amino-acid sequence MTTVGKDGGGTPHMQYVGPYRLEKTLGKGQTGLVKLGVHCVTCQKVAIKIVNREKLSESVLMKVEREIAILKLIEHPHVLKLHDVYENKKYLYLVLEHVSGGELFDYLVKKGRLTPKEARKFFRQIISALDFCHSHSICHRDLKPENLLLDEKNNIRIADFGMASLQVGDSLLETSCGSPHYACPEVIRGEKYDGRKADIWSCGVILFALLVGALPFDDDNLRQLLEKVKRGVFHMPHFIPPDCQNLLCGMIEVDPMKRLTLENIQKHSWYIGGKNEPEPEQAVPRKVQMGSLPSLEDVDPDVLESMHSLGCFRDRNKLLQDLLSEEENQEKMIYFLLLDRKERYPSQEDEDLPPRADIDPPRKRVDSPMLTRHGKRRPERKSMEVLSGTDGGSPVPARRAIEMAQHGQRSRSISGASSGLSTSPISSPRVTPHPSPRGSPLPTPKGTPVHTPKESPAGTPSPTPPSSPSIGGMPWRTRLNSIKNNFLGSPRFHRRKLQVPTADEMTNLTPESSPELAKKSWFGNFLTLEKEDQIFVVIKDKPLSSIKADIVQAFLSIPSLSHSVISQTSFRAEYKSTGGPSVFQKPVKFQVDITYSESGEKQKDCGIYSVTFTLLSGPSRRFKRVVETIQTQLLSSHEQPSVLQLSDPNNCMEYLSGKLSKCGRPISNFFDVLKQLFSDEKNGHASPAPGPHSKQRSTDNKEQGPLGASGKEKSRKTSPVITQETPVPASPSKQGT is encoded by the exons gtgGAGCGTGAGATTGCAATTCTTAAACTCATTGAACATCCGCACGTACTAAAGTTACACGATGTCTACGAGAACAAAAAGTACCT GTACTTGGTCTTGGAGCACGTTTCTGGAGGAGAACTCTTTGACTACCTGGTGAAGAAAGGACGTCTTACCCCAAAGGAAGCACGGAAATTCTTCCGGCAGATCATATCAGCCCTTGATTTCTGCCATAGTCACTCTATCTG CCACAGAGATCTAAAACCTGAGAACCTACTTCTGGATGAGAAGAATAACATCCGAATAGCAGATTTTGGTATGGCCTCTCTGCAGGTCGGAGACAGCCTGCTGGAGACCAGCTGTGG GTCTCCACACTATGCCTGTCCGGAAGTTATCAGG GGTGAGAAATATGATGGCAGGAAGGCTGACATCTGGAGCTGTGGTGTCATCTTATTCGCTTTGCTTGTG GGTGCTTTGCCATTTGATGATGACAACCTAAGGCAGCTCCTGGAGAAGGTCAAACGAGGGGTCTTCCACATGCCACATTTTATTCCCCCAGATTGTCAGAATCTTCTCTGCGGGATGATTGAGGTGGATCCCATGAAAAGATTGACG CTAGAAAACATACAGAAGCACTCATGGTATAT aggaggGAAGAATGAGCCAGAACCAGAACAAGCAGTTCCTCGGAAGGTACAGATGGGGTCCTTGCCATCTTTAGAAGATGTCGACCCGGATGTACTAGAGAGTATGCATTCCCTAGGCTGCTTTAGAGACCGGAACAAATTACTGCAAGACCTCTTGTCTGAAGA GGAAAACCAGGAGAAGATGATTTATTTCTTATTACTGGACCGGAAAGAAAGGTACCCCAGCCAAGAGGATGAAGACCTCCCACCCAGGGCAGACATTG ATCCACCAAGGAAGCGCGTTGACTCACCCATGTTGACCCGCCATGGCAAGAGAAGACCAGAGAGAAAATCTATGGAGGTTCTGAGTGGAACAGATGGTGGCTCACCAGTACCAGCACGCAGGGCTATTGAGATGGCACAGCATGGCCAGAG GTCGCGATCTATCAGTGGTGCTTCCTCAGGACTTTCCACCAGCCCGATCAGTAGTCCTAGG GTTACCCCTCATCCATCACCCCGTGGCAGCCCCCTTCCTACTCCCAAGGGAACACCTGTGCACACACCCAAGGAAAGCCCAGCAGGCACTCCTTCACCAACCCCACCATCCAGTCCAAGCATTGGTGGGATGCCCTGGAGGACAAGACTGAACTCGATCAAGAATAATTTTCTGGGATCACCAAGATTCCACCGTCGCAAGTTGCAAG TTCCCACAGCTGATGAAATGACCAACTTGACACCGGAGTCATCTCCAGA ACTTGCCAAGAAGTCTTGGTTCGGTAACTTCCTTACTCTGGAAAAGGAGGATCAGATCTTTGTGGTCATTAAAGACAAGCCTTTAAGTTCAATCAAAGCTGACATAGTACAAGCATTTCTCTCG ATCCCAAGCCTCAGTCACAGTGTGATCTCACAAACAAGTTTCAGAGCAGAGTACAAATCCACAGGAGGTCCATCTGTCTTCCAGAAGCCGGTTAAGTTTCAAGTGGATATTACATATTCAGAAAGCGGGGAGAAGCAGAAGGACTGTGGGATATACTCTGTCACTTTTACTCTGCTATCAG GTCCCAGCAGGAGGTTTAAACGGGTTGTGGAAACAATTCAGACTCAGCTTTTGAGTTCACACGAACAGCCGTCTGTACTGCAGCTATCAG ACCCCAATAACTGTATGGAGTATCTCAGTGGGAAGCTCTCAAAATGTG GCCGCCCAATCAGTAACTTCTTTGACGTACTTAAACAACTTTTTTCAGACGAGAAGAATGGTCACGCTTCTCCCGCCCCTGGGCCCCACAGCAAGCAGCGTTCGACTGATAATAAGGAACAGGGGCCCCTGGGAGCCAGCGGGAAGGAAAAAAGCAGGAAAACCAGCCCCGTCATCACTCAGGAGACCCCTGTCCCTGCTTCTCCCAGCAAACAGGGCACATAA
- the BRSK2 gene encoding serine/threonine-protein kinase BRSK2 isoform X6 yields MTTVGKDGGGTPHMQYVGPYRLEKTLGKGQTGLVKLGVHCVTCQKVAIKIVNREKLSESVLMKVEREIAILKLIEHPHVLKLHDVYENKKYLYLVLEHVSGGELFDYLVKKGRLTPKEARKFFRQIISALDFCHSHSICHRDLKPENLLLDEKNNIRIADFGMASLQVGDSLLETSCGSPHYACPEVIRGEKYDGRKADIWSCGVILFALLVGALPFDDDNLRQLLEKVKRGVFHMPHFIPPDCQNLLCGMIEVDPMKRLTLENIQKHSWYIGGKNEPEPEQAVPRKVQMGSLPSLEDVDPDVLESMHSLGCFRDRNKLLQDLLSEEENQEKMIYFLLLDRKERYPSQEDEDLPPRADIDPPRKRVDSPMLTRHGKRRPERKSMEVLSGTDGGSPVPARRAIEMAQHGQRSRSISGASSGLSTSPISSPRPIRRFFALPQPPTPPSSPHPTKTSDSSGHNDCPLAHPKTHTFPPKPRSSEKPLQTTRSNPLPATNSPTVPPRAPNSPAGHNSCRTATKLPASDLAPKSVPLIQVTPHPSPRGSPLPTPKGTPVHTPKESPAGTPSPTPPSSPSIGGMPWRTRLNSIKNNFLGSPRFHRRKLQVPTADEMTNLTPESSPELAKKSWFGNFLTLEKEDQIFVVIKDKPLSSIKADIVQAFLSIPSLSHSVISQTSFRAEYKSTGGPSVFQKPVKFQVDITYSESGEKQKDCGIYSVTFTLLSGPSRRFKRVVETIQTQLLSSHEQPSVLQLSDEKNGHASPAPGPHSKQRSTDNKEQGPLGASGKEKSRKTSPVITQETPVPASPSKQGT; encoded by the exons gtgGAGCGTGAGATTGCAATTCTTAAACTCATTGAACATCCGCACGTACTAAAGTTACACGATGTCTACGAGAACAAAAAGTACCT GTACTTGGTCTTGGAGCACGTTTCTGGAGGAGAACTCTTTGACTACCTGGTGAAGAAAGGACGTCTTACCCCAAAGGAAGCACGGAAATTCTTCCGGCAGATCATATCAGCCCTTGATTTCTGCCATAGTCACTCTATCTG CCACAGAGATCTAAAACCTGAGAACCTACTTCTGGATGAGAAGAATAACATCCGAATAGCAGATTTTGGTATGGCCTCTCTGCAGGTCGGAGACAGCCTGCTGGAGACCAGCTGTGG GTCTCCACACTATGCCTGTCCGGAAGTTATCAGG GGTGAGAAATATGATGGCAGGAAGGCTGACATCTGGAGCTGTGGTGTCATCTTATTCGCTTTGCTTGTG GGTGCTTTGCCATTTGATGATGACAACCTAAGGCAGCTCCTGGAGAAGGTCAAACGAGGGGTCTTCCACATGCCACATTTTATTCCCCCAGATTGTCAGAATCTTCTCTGCGGGATGATTGAGGTGGATCCCATGAAAAGATTGACG CTAGAAAACATACAGAAGCACTCATGGTATAT aggaggGAAGAATGAGCCAGAACCAGAACAAGCAGTTCCTCGGAAGGTACAGATGGGGTCCTTGCCATCTTTAGAAGATGTCGACCCGGATGTACTAGAGAGTATGCATTCCCTAGGCTGCTTTAGAGACCGGAACAAATTACTGCAAGACCTCTTGTCTGAAGA GGAAAACCAGGAGAAGATGATTTATTTCTTATTACTGGACCGGAAAGAAAGGTACCCCAGCCAAGAGGATGAAGACCTCCCACCCAGGGCAGACATTG ATCCACCAAGGAAGCGCGTTGACTCACCCATGTTGACCCGCCATGGCAAGAGAAGACCAGAGAGAAAATCTATGGAGGTTCTGAGTGGAACAGATGGTGGCTCACCAGTACCAGCACGCAGGGCTATTGAGATGGCACAGCATGGCCAGAG GTCGCGATCTATCAGTGGTGCTTCCTCAGGACTTTCCACCAGCCCGATCAGTAGTCCTAGG CCAATAAGGAGGTTTTTTGCCCTCCCCCAGCCCCCTACCCCACCCTCTTCTCCTCACCCCACAAAGACATCTGACTCTTCAGGGCATAATGATTGCCCTCTTGCTCATCCCAAAACCCATACCTTCCCACCTAAGCCCAGGTCTTCAGAGAAACCACTCCAGACTACCCGATCCAACCCACTTCCTGCCACCAATTCTCCAACTGTCCCCCCGCGGGCTCCCAATTCTCCCGCTGGGCACAATTCTTGCCGAACAGCAACCAAACTGCCCGCATCTGATCTGGCCCCCAAATCTGTACCCCTTATACAGGTTACCCCTCATCCATCACCCCGTGGCAGCCCCCTTCCTACTCCCAAGGGAACACCTGTGCACACACCCAAGGAAAGCCCAGCAGGCACTCCTTCACCAACCCCACCATCCAGTCCAAGCATTGGTGGGATGCCCTGGAGGACAAGACTGAACTCGATCAAGAATAATTTTCTGGGATCACCAAGATTCCACCGTCGCAAGTTGCAAG TTCCCACAGCTGATGAAATGACCAACTTGACACCGGAGTCATCTCCAGA ACTTGCCAAGAAGTCTTGGTTCGGTAACTTCCTTACTCTGGAAAAGGAGGATCAGATCTTTGTGGTCATTAAAGACAAGCCTTTAAGTTCAATCAAAGCTGACATAGTACAAGCATTTCTCTCG ATCCCAAGCCTCAGTCACAGTGTGATCTCACAAACAAGTTTCAGAGCAGAGTACAAATCCACAGGAGGTCCATCTGTCTTCCAGAAGCCGGTTAAGTTTCAAGTGGATATTACATATTCAGAAAGCGGGGAGAAGCAGAAGGACTGTGGGATATACTCTGTCACTTTTACTCTGCTATCAG GTCCCAGCAGGAGGTTTAAACGGGTTGTGGAAACAATTCAGACTCAGCTTTTGAGTTCACACGAACAGCCGTCTGTACTGCAGCTATCAG ACGAGAAGAATGGTCACGCTTCTCCCGCCCCTGGGCCCCACAGCAAGCAGCGTTCGACTGATAATAAGGAACAGGGGCCCCTGGGAGCCAGCGGGAAGGAAAAAAGCAGGAAAACCAGCCCCGTCATCACTCAGGAGACCCCTGTCCCTGCTTCTCCCAGCAAACAGGGCACATAA